One Salvia splendens isolate huo1 chromosome 12, SspV2, whole genome shotgun sequence genomic window carries:
- the LOC121757333 gene encoding MFP1 attachment factor 1-like, whose amino-acid sequence MSDNIESPNQNPEAEHLPPSPTTAMAEIEQSPPNATVAAADKFPNVSFSIWPPTDRTREAVKNRLIETLSSPSILSKRYGTVSREEAVEAAKLIEQEAFELAGNAVSADDDGIEILQVYSKEISKRMLDTVKARSGDSAVAPEPAPATDEPHKAEEEDAGSSAPPQSEKTESVADDE is encoded by the coding sequence ATGTCGGACAATATTGAATCCCCAAATCAAAATCCCGAAGCTGAACATCTTCCGCCTTCACCCACCACCGCCATGGCCGAAATCGAGCAATCGCCACCAAAtgccaccgtcgccgccgccgacAAATTCCCCAACGTTTCCTTCAGCATCTGGCCTCCGACCGACCGCACGCGCGAGGCCGTGAAGAACCGCCTCATTGAAACCCTCTCTTCCCCCTCCATTCTCTCCAAGCGCTACGGCACCGTTTCGCGCGAAGAAGCGGTCGAAGCCGCCAAGCTCATCGAGCAGGAGGCCTTCGAGCTCGCTGGAAATGCGGTGTCTGCTGATGACGACGGCATCGAGATTTTGCAGGTCTATTCCAAGGAAATTAGCAAGCGGATGCTTGACACCGTGAAGGCCAGATCTGGAGACTCGGCGGTTGCTCCGGAGCCTGCGCCGGCGACCGACGAGCCGCAcaaggcggaggaggaggacgcGGGGTCATCCGCGCCGCCGCAGAGCGAGAAAACCGAGTCTGTTGCCGATGATGAATGA